A region from the Candidatus Persebacteraceae bacterium Df01 genome encodes:
- a CDS encoding quinone oxidoreductase, with protein sequence MKTQAINIHSHGGPEVLLAEEVNIPAPVQDEIRVRVHAVGVNFIDVYHRTGLYPVQLPATLGLEGAGVVEAVGDEVQGLAVGDRVGYCTGALGAYAGCRLLKSNKAVRLPDDVSFEQAAAVLLKGMTAEYLIRRVRPTHVGDVVLFHAIAGGVGLIACQWLKQLGAVVIGTVGSEEKAELARAHGCDHVIFYGREDVAAAVRKLTDGAGVSVAYDSVGATTFEGTLNALSQRGMFVSFGNASGPVAPVAPALLAQKGSLFFTRPTLMNYCGMPEELRASADALFFALRTGVKINIGSTLPLSQAAKAHRALESRQTIGSTILLPD encoded by the coding sequence ATGAAAACACAAGCGATTAACATTCACTCGCACGGAGGTCCCGAAGTGTTACTGGCGGAGGAAGTCAATATCCCCGCACCAGTGCAGGATGAAATACGAGTACGGGTGCATGCGGTGGGGGTTAATTTTATTGACGTGTATCACCGCACTGGTCTGTATCCGGTACAGTTGCCAGCGACATTAGGACTGGAGGGCGCTGGAGTAGTGGAGGCTGTAGGCGACGAAGTTCAGGGATTAGCGGTGGGCGATCGAGTTGGTTATTGCACTGGTGCCTTGGGCGCATATGCCGGTTGTCGGTTGCTCAAAAGCAATAAGGCGGTGCGATTACCTGACGATGTGTCTTTTGAACAGGCGGCAGCGGTGTTGCTCAAAGGCATGACAGCGGAATATTTGATTCGTCGTGTCCGACCAACACATGTCGGTGATGTGGTATTATTTCACGCAATCGCTGGTGGTGTGGGATTGATTGCCTGTCAATGGTTGAAGCAACTTGGCGCAGTGGTGATTGGCACGGTAGGCAGTGAAGAAAAAGCCGAACTTGCCCGAGCACACGGTTGTGACCATGTGATTTTTTATGGGCGAGAGGATGTGGCGGCTGCGGTGCGTAAATTGACTGATGGCGCCGGTGTGTCTGTTGCTTACGATTCGGTCGGCGCGACGACGTTTGAGGGTACGCTCAACGCGTTATCACAGCGCGGCATGTTTGTGTCATTTGGCAACGCTTCGGGACCGGTCGCGCCGGTTGCTCCGGCACTGTTGGCGCAAAAAGGATCGCTGTTTTTTACACGACCAACATTGATGAACTACTGCGGAATGCCGGAAGAATTACGTGCTAGCGCTGACGCTTTATTTTTTGCTTTGCGCACCGGGGTGAAAATCAACATTGGTAGCACGCTACCATTGTCGCAAGCGGCTAAAGCGCACCGTGCGTTGGAATCTCGCCAAACTATTGGCTCAACGATTTTATTGCCGGATTAG
- a CDS encoding SDR family NAD(P)-dependent oxidoreductase, with translation MRRNILITGCSSGIGRHCALTLAKRQDWRVFASARKTEDVEKLQKDGLSDALQLDLDSPTSIHSAMETVLAQTGGCLDALFNNGAYGQPGAVEDLSRDALRAQFESNVFGTQELTNTAIAIMRKDGGGRIIQNSSVLGFVCLKYRGAYNASKYALEALSDTMRLELAGTNIHIALIEPGPIVSAFRQNAATHFHRQIDTDTSAHHDAYVRMQEAWSKGASMPFALEPKAVYKNLLHALNARRPKLRYRVTIPTIAFWYLKRLLPCAWLDNILTRV, from the coding sequence ATGCGACGTAATATTTTGATTACCGGTTGTTCTAGCGGCATTGGTCGGCACTGCGCGCTGACTTTGGCAAAACGCCAAGACTGGCGGGTATTTGCTTCCGCTCGCAAAACCGAAGATGTCGAAAAATTGCAAAAAGACGGATTGTCGGACGCTTTGCAATTGGACTTGGACAGTCCAACAAGTATTCATTCAGCGATGGAGACAGTACTTGCTCAAACCGGCGGCTGTTTGGATGCGCTATTTAATAATGGCGCTTACGGTCAACCCGGCGCGGTAGAAGATCTCAGCCGCGACGCTTTACGAGCACAGTTTGAAAGCAACGTTTTCGGCACGCAAGAACTAACTAATACTGCCATTGCCATCATGCGAAAAGACGGCGGCGGACGTATTATCCAAAATTCATCGGTATTAGGCTTTGTTTGTTTGAAATATCGCGGTGCCTACAATGCTTCCAAATATGCACTGGAAGCACTCAGTGATACCATGAGGCTGGAATTAGCCGGCACCAATATTCATATTGCATTGATTGAACCGGGACCTATTGTCAGTGCTTTTCGCCAAAATGCCGCCACTCATTTTCACCGGCAAATTGATACCGACACCAGCGCCCACCACGATGCCTACGTACGCATGCAAGAAGCGTGGTCGAAAGGTGCAAGCATGCCCTTCGCGCTGGAGCCTAAAGCGGTGTACAAAAATCTTCTACATGCGCTAAACGCCCGCCGTCCCAAGTTGCGCTATCGGGTGACTATTCCCACCATCGCTTTTTGGTACCTTAAGAGATTATTGCCCTGCGCTTGGCTAGACAACATTCTTACCCGAGTTTAA
- the thiE gene encoding thiamine phosphate synthase has protein sequence MTPSGIESDSELMEQCEAALTGGASALQYRDKNTTEEKRQQRALRLANICRRYSVPFIVNDSPTLAQYAGADGVHLGRSDLNIEKAQIIMGKQKIIGMTCHNNLEFVRAAKLASATYCALGAVFLSPTKPQSTSCPPSTILHIKKMCPGISIIAIGGINANNIGQIAAAGADAAAVISSLFNAVDIEEAAQRLCTAFGKDKNDS, from the coding sequence ATTACGCCATCCGGCATTGAAAGCGATTCGGAACTAATGGAACAGTGTGAGGCAGCACTAACCGGTGGCGCCTCCGCGCTACAGTACCGAGATAAAAATACTACCGAGGAAAAACGCCAGCAGCGAGCGCTTCGACTAGCAAACATTTGTCGTCGCTATAGTGTTCCATTTATTGTTAATGACAGTCCGACATTGGCACAATACGCTGGTGCGGACGGCGTACACTTGGGACGCAGCGATTTAAATATAGAGAAAGCACAAATAATTATGGGAAAACAAAAAATCATAGGAATGACTTGTCATAATAATTTAGAGTTTGTTCGAGCTGCCAAATTGGCAAGTGCAACTTATTGCGCTTTGGGTGCAGTATTCTTATCTCCAACCAAACCTCAATCTACCTCTTGCCCTCCGAGCACGATTCTCCACATAAAAAAAATGTGCCCGGGGATTTCAATAATCGCTATCGGTGGCATCAACGCCAACAATATCGGACAGATAGCCGCTGCCGGTGCAGATGCAGCTGCTGTAATTTCGTCTTTATTTAATGCCGTAGATATTGAAGAAGCAGCACAGCGACTATGTACTGCTTTTGGTAAAGATAAAAACGACAGTTAA
- the hemL gene encoding glutamate-1-semialdehyde 2,1-aminomutase translates to MQQSNQLFEQSLEAIPGGVNSPVRAFQGVGGTPVFIARGKGSRLYDVDDREYVDYVCSWGAMIVGHAHKDVVAAAAAAATSGISFGAPTEIEYRFADTIRRAMPSIEMVRAVNSGTEATMSAIRLARGYTGRDLLIKFAGCYHGHADSLLVAAGSGVLTQGLPASEGVPAAAVADTLVLPYNDAQAVTDAFLQYGERIATVIVEPIAGNMNLVRGNDDFLRTLRQQTEKYGSVLIFDEVMSGFRVAAGGAQQLLNIRPDLTCLGKVIGGGLGVAAFGGRQDIMHTLAPLGSVYQAGTLSGNPVALSAGLATLDIVLQEGFHDNLHAATARLTKGLTDAANQSDTPFCCDHIGGMWGMYFRSTPPQNLSEAQDVNMISFRQFFHLMLKKGFYFAPSSYEAGFISAAHNDADIQSTQDAAAESFTKIKETKKQ, encoded by the coding sequence ATGCAACAATCCAACCAGCTTTTTGAGCAGAGCCTTGAAGCCATTCCTGGTGGAGTTAATTCACCGGTGCGCGCATTTCAAGGAGTCGGAGGAACTCCTGTATTTATTGCCCGCGGTAAAGGTTCACGATTGTATGATGTTGACGACCGTGAATATGTTGATTATGTGTGCTCATGGGGGGCGATGATTGTTGGTCATGCGCACAAAGATGTCGTGGCGGCAGCGGCGGCAGCGGCGACAAGCGGCATTAGTTTTGGCGCACCAACAGAAATAGAATATCGCTTTGCTGACACCATTCGCCGCGCAATGCCTTCAATAGAAATGGTGCGCGCTGTCAATTCCGGCACTGAAGCGACGATGAGTGCCATTCGTCTAGCGCGCGGTTATACCGGTCGTGATTTATTAATTAAATTTGCCGGCTGCTATCATGGTCACGCTGATTCGCTGCTGGTTGCCGCCGGTTCAGGTGTACTCACACAAGGACTACCTGCCTCGGAAGGCGTCCCCGCCGCCGCGGTCGCCGACACATTGGTACTTCCCTACAACGATGCTCAAGCCGTCACCGACGCTTTTCTCCAGTATGGCGAGCGCATCGCCACCGTAATAGTAGAACCTATCGCCGGCAACATGAATTTGGTGCGCGGCAATGATGATTTTTTACGCACATTGCGCCAGCAAACCGAAAAATATGGCAGTGTGCTTATTTTTGACGAGGTGATGAGCGGTTTTCGTGTTGCCGCCGGTGGCGCCCAGCAGTTGCTTAATATTCGCCCCGACTTAACTTGTTTGGGTAAAGTCATTGGTGGCGGATTGGGCGTCGCAGCTTTTGGTGGGCGACAGGATATCATGCATACACTAGCGCCACTGGGCAGTGTGTATCAAGCCGGTACGCTATCGGGCAATCCGGTAGCATTATCAGCAGGATTAGCAACGCTTGATATTGTGTTGCAGGAAGGATTTCACGACAACCTTCACGCTGCAACTGCTCGCCTAACAAAAGGACTTACTGATGCAGCCAATCAAAGTGACACACCTTTCTGTTGTGACCATATTGGAGGCATGTGGGGAATGTATTTTCGCTCTACCCCACCTCAAAATTTATCTGAGGCACAAGATGTTAACATGATATCATTTCGCCAATTTTTCCATCTTATGCTAAAAAAAGGATTTTATTTCGCTCCATCCTCTTATGAAGCCGGCTTTATCAGTGCCGCACACAATGATGCCGACATTCAATCCACACAAGATGCGGCGGCAGAAAGTTTTACTAAAATTAAAGAAACAAAAAAACAATGA
- the rfbB gene encoding dTDP-glucose 4,6-dehydratase, translating to MSTILVTGGCGFIGTNFIRHWLNNHSEDRVINFDSLTYAGNLENLSDVADNPRYTFIHADIADMNSVITTLEKHKPDVIVNFAAESHNSRAIVDPGSFFRTNVLGTQTLLEAARQAKTPRFHHISTCEVFGDLALDSTDKFQEDYPYRPRTPYNASKAGADHAVRAYVETFKLPATISICANNYGPYQFPEKLIPHFCTRLMRGEKMPLYKSSCNRREWLHVLDHCRAVEKIITAGQIGETYNIGSETEMDIEEVADRLLTAFGFDDSYKEYVPDRPGHDRRYLLDNIKICRELGWEATIGLDEGFADTVAWYRSNEQWWAPLLEKMVVNESNWK from the coding sequence ATGAGCACAATACTGGTTACTGGCGGTTGCGGTTTTATCGGCACCAATTTTATTCGTCATTGGTTAAATAATCACTCGGAAGATCGCGTTATTAATTTTGACTCTCTCACCTATGCCGGCAATCTTGAAAATCTAAGCGACGTCGCTGATAACCCACGTTATACATTTATCCACGCCGACATTGCCGACATGAATTCCGTTATAACAACGCTGGAAAAACATAAGCCGGATGTTATTGTTAATTTTGCCGCTGAATCACACAACAGCCGTGCAATTGTAGATCCAGGTTCGTTTTTTCGTACCAATGTATTGGGGACACAAACGCTACTAGAAGCAGCTCGGCAGGCAAAAACGCCACGCTTTCACCATATTTCTACCTGCGAGGTGTTTGGCGATTTAGCGCTAGATTCAACGGACAAGTTTCAAGAAGATTATCCCTACCGTCCGCGTACACCTTATAACGCCTCCAAAGCCGGCGCTGACCACGCTGTGCGTGCTTATGTGGAAACTTTTAAATTACCGGCAACTATTTCCATTTGCGCTAACAATTATGGTCCCTATCAATTTCCGGAAAAATTAATTCCGCACTTCTGCACTCGCCTGATGCGAGGCGAAAAAATGCCGCTGTACAAAAGCAGCTGCAACCGCCGCGAATGGCTGCACGTGTTGGACCACTGTCGGGCGGTGGAAAAAATCATTACCGCTGGTCAAATTGGTGAAACTTACAATATCGGTAGCGAAACCGAAATGGACATCGAAGAAGTTGCTGACCGTTTGTTAACCGCCTTTGGGTTTGATGATTCTTATAAAGAATATGTTCCCGACCGTCCCGGCCACGACCGCCGCTACCTGCTGGACAATATCAAAATTTGCCGTGAGCTGGGATGGGAAGCAACCATCGGTCTTGATGAGGGATTTGCCGATACCGTCGCCTGGTACCGTAGTAATGAGCAATGGTGGGCGCCGTTACTAGAGAAAATGGTGGTCAACGAAAGCAACTGGAAATGA
- the rfbA gene encoding glucose-1-phosphate thymidylyltransferase RfbA produces the protein MTARRGILLAGGANTRLYPATLATPKSLLPVYDKPLIYYSLSVLMLAGIRDILVITTPQTQDAHRRLFGDGKRWGMQFSYIVQDEPRGIADAFIIGADFVDGAPSALVLADNIYYGAGLAGQLIAASNTKAGATVFACHVPSPERFGVVEFNNAGQAISLEEKPEKPKSSYAITGCYFYDESVCDVAANLKPSARGELEITDLNRIYLQRNTLNVQTLGRGMAWFDTGTPDSLAAAADFVRVVQNQQNLMIACPEEVAWRNGWMDNSMLTACTDDLKKTPYGCYLRTILSS, from the coding sequence ATGACGGCGCGGCGCGGCATCTTGCTGGCCGGCGGCGCCAACACACGACTCTATCCGGCAACACTGGCAACACCCAAATCGCTGTTGCCTGTCTATGATAAGCCGCTAATTTATTATTCGCTATCCGTGCTCATGCTCGCCGGCATCCGCGACATTTTAGTCATTACCACACCACAAACACAAGATGCTCACCGCCGCTTGTTCGGTGATGGCAAACGCTGGGGCATGCAATTTTCATATATAGTACAAGACGAGCCGCGCGGCATTGCTGATGCATTTATTATCGGCGCTGATTTTGTGGACGGTGCTCCTAGCGCACTCGTACTAGCCGACAACATCTACTATGGCGCCGGCTTGGCTGGACAATTAATAGCAGCTTCAAATACGAAAGCTGGTGCCACTGTGTTTGCCTGCCATGTCCCGAGCCCCGAGCGTTTTGGTGTAGTAGAATTTAATAATGCGGGTCAGGCAATATCGTTGGAAGAAAAACCGGAAAAACCGAAATCTTCATACGCCATTACTGGGTGTTATTTTTATGATGAGTCGGTTTGTGATGTTGCCGCTAATCTCAAGCCTTCAGCGCGCGGCGAACTAGAAATCACCGATTTAAACAGAATATATCTGCAACGGAACACTCTCAATGTGCAAACTTTGGGACGCGGTATGGCGTGGTTTGATACCGGTACCCCAGACAGTCTAGCAGCTGCAGCGGATTTTGTACGTGTAGTACAAAACCAGCAAAACCTAATGATTGCTTGCCCTGAAGAAGTCGCTTGGCGCAACGGCTGGATGGATAATAGTATGCTGACTGCATGTACTGATGATTTAAAAAAAACGCCTTATGGATGTTATCTACGTACAATACTTTCTTCATAA
- a CDS encoding FdtA/QdtA family cupin domain-containing protein: MQPTIVQLRHIADSRGTVTFIESERDIPFVVKRAYWLDNLSPEQARGFHAHQNLRQVAFCLRGNCEMALDNGHERQTILLDTPTRGVLIDKMIWHEMRFMDNALLLTFASDYYDEADYIRSYDIFLEIITRKNQ, encoded by the coding sequence ATGCAACCCACCATTGTGCAACTACGTCACATTGCCGATTCTCGCGGCACGGTGACTTTTATAGAAAGTGAACGAGATATTCCTTTTGTCGTCAAGCGAGCGTATTGGCTGGACAATCTTTCACCAGAGCAAGCCCGCGGCTTTCATGCCCACCAAAATTTACGGCAAGTCGCTTTCTGCCTACGTGGTAACTGTGAAATGGCATTAGATAATGGTCATGAGCGACAGACTATTTTATTGGATACGCCAACACGAGGGGTATTGATAGACAAAATGATTTGGCATGAGATGCGGTTTATGGATAATGCTTTACTATTAACATTTGCTAGCGATTATTATGATGAAGCTGATTACATTCGTAGCTATGATATTTTTCTAGAGATCATCACCAGAAAAAATCAATAA
- a CDS encoding Rne/Rng family ribonuclease, giving the protein MKQIYINTRQAEENRIIITEKGKLTGFEQDIAGSENKKGDIYKGVVTRVEESLDAVFVDFGEEKEGFLPFKHIAPNLLGASGGKNKVVEGDSILVQIKKDHVSGKGSGLTTYITLAGSYLVLRPNREARMLVSKQVDQQERKKALEAFKSLDLPEGMSVILRSAGQERGVEELRWDLESYLLKLWGAIEQAAAANDKPILIYRENNLLLRTVRDYFSPDKDEIHCDSPDDYNELKRFLSLLSVGGADNLYCHDGNGTMVPEEVEKQIDEIHERKVRTSSGAVVVFDSTEALVAIDVNSAQMRTSSDIEETALRSNMEAAETIALHLRLRDLAGLIVVDFIDMVNEKNRTKLGNYLAELLRKDRARVQWTSLSRFGLMEISRQRLSRPVEATQNLPCKACQGTGRQWRPEAFALRLLRQIRATTQKNEVSAAVVRAPEDTAIYLLNEKRVDLRRLEDESNCEIIIAPSEQMYAPDFNIRSIRDNRRLTDSYKSDTATGTDYADAAHERLLARGGSKLTKPLINTVMPETRAPSAKDDGFFTKLCKKLFSAGGEKKKLVVNDSAWKTEKNTSTKRSATNSNGKNTRSNNKNVAASKQGRKDSSTGMGSQKTAAAPTSEKSPEKRRSRRSSTRRNTASTVATITEEKADSVITDIAKKATTEIVAKKESNVTNNVNVAKKPEVDKEKITPVVVGAAEDVKVETTTKPVATAKKGAANSDKTMRSKITSKETPKVGASDKGTEKVWFEPEDDVDKSQLPTSGEENKREKAAVAVPPKKLAEPSNRTSVVKKAKSEVIKTSDEAFSTPNESRGGASPAVSLQMIESSGTAKEPVKITHNVKELPQSSALPSSTPAKEDTVMKQVESNVNQNVNSSTSVGD; this is encoded by the coding sequence ATGAAACAAATATACATCAATACCCGCCAGGCGGAAGAAAACCGTATTATTATTACCGAAAAAGGCAAGTTAACTGGATTTGAGCAAGATATTGCCGGTAGCGAAAACAAAAAAGGGGATATTTACAAAGGTGTAGTTACCCGTGTTGAGGAAAGCCTTGATGCTGTTTTTGTTGATTTTGGTGAAGAAAAAGAAGGCTTTTTGCCTTTCAAACATATTGCACCTAATTTACTGGGAGCTAGCGGCGGCAAAAATAAGGTTGTTGAAGGTGATAGCATCTTGGTGCAAATCAAAAAAGACCATGTTAGTGGTAAGGGATCTGGTCTAACCACTTATATTACGCTGGCTGGTAGCTATTTGGTATTGCGTCCCAACCGCGAAGCACGGATGTTGGTGTCTAAGCAAGTTGATCAGCAGGAGCGAAAGAAAGCGTTGGAAGCTTTTAAATCGCTAGATTTGCCAGAAGGTATGAGTGTTATTTTGCGCAGTGCCGGACAAGAACGCGGCGTTGAAGAATTACGTTGGGATTTGGAATCATATTTGCTTAAGTTGTGGGGTGCGATTGAACAGGCTGCTGCGGCAAATGACAAACCAATTTTGATTTACCGGGAAAACAATTTGCTATTGCGTACGGTACGTGATTATTTTAGTCCAGACAAAGATGAAATTCATTGTGACAGCCCAGACGATTACAATGAATTAAAACGATTTTTGTCTTTATTGAGTGTCGGCGGCGCCGACAATTTGTACTGTCACGACGGCAACGGCACAATGGTGCCGGAAGAAGTGGAAAAACAGATTGACGAAATACACGAGCGAAAAGTTCGTACCTCGTCTGGTGCCGTAGTGGTGTTTGACAGTACCGAGGCACTGGTGGCAATTGACGTTAACTCGGCGCAGATGCGTACGAGTAGTGATATTGAAGAAACAGCGTTGCGCTCCAATATGGAGGCAGCGGAAACGATTGCCTTACACTTGCGGTTGCGTGATTTAGCTGGGCTAATTGTTGTGGACTTTATTGATATGGTGAACGAGAAAAATCGCACTAAGTTAGGCAATTATCTTGCCGAGCTGTTACGCAAGGATCGAGCTCGCGTTCAATGGACATCACTATCACGTTTTGGATTGATGGAAATTTCTCGTCAGCGGTTGTCACGACCGGTCGAGGCCACACAAAATTTGCCTTGTAAAGCTTGCCAAGGTACTGGTAGACAATGGCGCCCAGAAGCATTTGCCTTGCGGCTATTGCGGCAGATTCGTGCGACTACTCAAAAAAATGAAGTGAGCGCTGCAGTAGTTCGAGCGCCGGAAGATACTGCCATATACTTACTCAATGAAAAGCGGGTGGATTTGCGTAGATTGGAAGATGAAAGTAACTGTGAAATTATTATTGCACCATCGGAGCAGATGTATGCACCAGATTTCAACATTCGTTCGATTCGCGACAACCGACGTTTAACGGATAGTTATAAATCTGACACTGCTACAGGAACGGATTATGCTGATGCCGCACATGAACGGTTGCTTGCGCGCGGGGGTTCAAAATTAACTAAGCCGCTAATCAATACCGTCATGCCGGAAACACGCGCTCCGAGTGCAAAAGATGACGGCTTTTTTACTAAACTGTGCAAGAAGTTATTCAGCGCTGGCGGAGAAAAGAAAAAGTTGGTGGTTAACGATTCTGCTTGGAAGACAGAAAAAAACACCTCTACAAAACGGTCAGCGACTAACAGCAATGGAAAAAACACTCGGTCAAATAATAAAAATGTTGCCGCCAGCAAGCAGGGGCGAAAAGATTCTTCTACTGGTATGGGTTCTCAAAAAACAGCTGCTGCCCCAACGAGTGAAAAGTCACCTGAAAAAAGGCGTAGTCGCCGTTCATCAACGCGTCGCAATACTGCTTCAACTGTTGCGACGATTACGGAGGAGAAAGCTGATTCAGTGATCACTGATATTGCCAAAAAAGCAACGACAGAAATTGTTGCTAAAAAAGAAAGTAACGTTACTAATAATGTTAATGTTGCCAAGAAGCCGGAGGTTGATAAAGAGAAAATCACCCCTGTTGTTGTCGGTGCTGCCGAAGATGTAAAAGTTGAAACAACTACCAAGCCAGTTGCTACTGCTAAGAAAGGTGCGGCTAATTCTGATAAAACGATGCGGTCAAAAATCACGAGTAAAGAAACTCCAAAAGTAGGAGCTTCCGACAAAGGAACTGAAAAAGTGTGGTTTGAGCCTGAAGATGATGTTGATAAATCGCAACTACCTACGAGCGGGGAAGAAAATAAACGAGAGAAGGCAGCTGTAGCGGTACCACCGAAAAAATTGGCAGAACCGTCAAATCGCACGTCTGTAGTCAAAAAAGCTAAGTCCGAAGTAATCAAAACGTCGGATGAGGCATTTTCGACACCGAATGAAAGTAGGGGCGGCGCCTCACCGGCGGTATCTTTACAAATGATAGAAAGTTCTGGTACCGCGAAGGAGCCTGTAAAAATCACTCACAATGTAAAAGAGCTGCCTCAATCATCTGCTTTGCCGTCATCAACGCCTGCGAAAGAGGATACTGTAATGAAGCAAGTAGAAAGCAATGTGAATCAAAACGTTAATTCGTCAACATCAGTGGGGGATTAA
- a CDS encoding RluA family pseudouridine synthase, whose amino-acid sequence MQKEIAPPMPLTQAKVVGTDYDGQRLDNYLAREMKGAPRRLIYRIIRTGQVRINSRRAEHCTRLQTGDVLRIPDNIRTYFSTAQAAPLALPVLFEDGALLAVNKPSGLAVHGGSGLSHGVIERLRATHSGRFLELVHRIDKGTSGVLLLAKKNSALRSLHAAWRARQVKKRYNLMVFGQWQPQAATITLAIKRTAGDIGSRVADDGREAITRTSLLRQYSNAALLQADISTGRTHQLRVHLAAVGLPIIGDDKYGDFAANRQIKKKFARLYLHASELSFCHPLTSEAVRICAPCPPDFTHLQNQLKKREFN is encoded by the coding sequence ATGCAAAAAGAAATTGCACCGCCCATGCCACTCACGCAAGCCAAGGTAGTCGGGACCGATTATGACGGTCAACGACTAGATAATTACTTAGCGCGCGAAATGAAGGGCGCACCACGCCGGTTAATTTACCGGATTATTCGCACTGGGCAGGTACGTATTAACAGCCGCCGTGCCGAACATTGTACCCGCTTACAAACGGGCGATGTGTTGCGCATTCCCGACAATATCCGAACTTATTTTTCCACAGCCCAAGCCGCTCCGCTGGCGTTACCCGTACTATTTGAAGACGGCGCCCTACTAGCCGTTAATAAACCTTCCGGACTGGCCGTGCACGGTGGCAGCGGACTATCACACGGCGTCATTGAGCGCCTACGAGCAACACACAGCGGACGTTTCTTGGAACTAGTACACCGCATTGACAAAGGCACTTCTGGCGTGCTGTTGCTAGCAAAAAAAAACTCAGCCTTGCGGTCTTTGCACGCTGCATGGCGAGCACGGCAAGTAAAAAAACGTTATAACCTCATGGTTTTTGGACAGTGGCAGCCGCAAGCGGCAACTATCACGCTGGCGATTAAACGCACCGCCGGAGACATCGGCAGCCGCGTCGCCGATGACGGGCGAGAGGCAATAACCCGTACTTCCCTGCTACGCCAATATAGCAATGCCGCATTACTTCAAGCCGATATCAGCACCGGTCGCACTCACCAATTGAGAGTACATTTGGCCGCCGTTGGTTTGCCCATTATTGGTGACGACAAATATGGCGACTTCGCTGCCAATCGCCAAATCAAAAAAAAATTCGCCCGCCTTTACTTACATGCGTCAGAATTATCATTTTGCCACCCACTAACATCAGAAGCAGTACGCATTTGCGCCCCCTGCCCACCTGATTTTACGCACCTGCAAAATCAACTGAAAAAACGTGAATTTAATTAA